From Plasmodium yoelii strain 17X genome assembly, chromosome: 11, a single genomic window includes:
- a CDS encoding pre-mRNA splicing factor ATP-dependent RNA helicase, with protein sequence MIANNNFYGESSSEEEKIVETKIKEPKNDNLTFKKRNIKNISKKGNNDNSGKNIFKDIEFESKQKITFIKKRNFQNINNERKDTPKKINNKNNGQNVSKKYDTKEIENSDKSDFSNNSFEYNKNNNQSDSDYDLKHKNRKGSSNDSDTSKNSNIRNDYEDNNRLNMKKTIYTKKNKDIRKKVEKEYYTNNNDRILDEIWYTKEDDFIDSFYNVDVENTYYKEKKMQNNSKSILNSQREKVNQKNVDNNLWELSKLKQGGVNSTYNKLQLEQINEANNTNEVKKIVLIRQVTPFFIDKMKNSNTKNNTDMHKNDSNIKEIDNFNSYPFDKKNNSTSYFNVVKDETCDFVKSAKKGSEFLKYFKNESEKSKGRDRYWEIERSKLGELLKIHRNKNSKETNSSTDQYNMNMRLDKVDAEDEENRHKEDVFDYKKDKMYSVNFDIKNNKKNTLKDKEDLLKLKESLPIYKSKKELLDAVYNNNIIIIVGETGSGKTTQIVQYLYEEGYHKNGIICCTQPRRVAAVSVAYRVSYEMNVEIGSLVGYTIRFEDNTSKQTKIRYVTDGILLRETLNDQDLDKYSVIIMDEAHERSINTDVLLGILKNICLKRNDLKLIVTSATIDSKKFSEFFGNAPIYNIQGRTFKVHLEYLRTPCNDYIECAVQKAIEIHFSDNSYDKNFGDILIFMTGQDDINATCYLLSERFYEVYESYKESNSNKKETISKIKNIINNKKDNNVNDEKDTSNNNGKLDLEMSKTNKDQVTRDQIDISSHISPFYIFPIYSQLSSEQQSKIFQKYDLRKIIVSTNIAETSLTLDGIKYVIDTGYCKLKVYNQKIGMDVLQITPISQANANQRSGRAGRTGAGICYRLYTENTFLCDLYPNNIPEIQRSNLSNVVLLLKSLNVENIFEFDFIDAPSKESIINSLHELWVLGAINNEGNLTETGQKMILFPLDPPLSKIIIYSEKFACTKEILIIVSMLSSPSIFIETKENTETVESKKEKFAVPESDHLTLLNIYLQWKVHDYSYTWCNKNFIQYKSLNKAKEVYSQLSDIIKSLRIKNISCNNKWDLVRKTICSGYFHNAAKLKSFSEYINLTTNVACHVHPNSSLYNIGYTPDYVIYQEIVFTTKEYMRNVTTVDPEWLCELGPLFFYMKNA encoded by the coding sequence ATGATTGCAAACAATAATTTCTATGGCGAATCTTCGTCcgaagaagaaaaaattgTTGAGACGAAAATCAAAGAGCCTAAAAATGATAACTTAACTTTTAAAAAGAggaacattaaaaatataagtaaaaagggtaataatgataatagtggaaaaaatatatttaaagatATCGAATTTGAAAGCaaacaaaaaattacatttataaaaaaaagaaacttCCAGAATATAAACAATGAAAGAAAAGATACtcctaaaaaaattaacaataaaaataatggtCAAAATGTgagtaaaaaatatgacaCGAAAGAAATAGAAAATTCGGATAAAAGTGATTTTAGCAATAATTCATTtgaatataacaaaaataataatcaaaGTGATTCCGATTATgatttaaaacataaaaatagaaaaggATCTAGCAATGATAGTGATACTTCGAAAAATAGCAACATAAGAAATGATTATGAggataataatagattaaatatgaaaaaaactatatatacaaaaaaaaataaggatataagaaaaaaagtaGAAAAAGAATACTatactaataataatgatagaATTTTAGATGAAATTTGGTATACTAAAGAAGATGATTTTATTGATTCGTTTTACAACGTTGATGTAGaaaatacatattataaagagaaaaaaatgcaaaataattctaaaagtatattaaatAGTCAAAGGGAAAAAGTCaatcaaaaaaatgtagataataatttatgGGAATTAAGCAAATTAAAACAAGGAGGTGTTAATTCAACATATAACAAGTTGCAACTAGAACAAATCAATGAAGCTAATAATACTAACgaagttaaaaaaattgttttaattAGGCAAGTAACACCATTTTTTATtgataaaatgaaaaattcaAATACGAAAAATAATACAGATATGCACAAAAATGATTCAAACATAAAAGAAATAGATAATTTTAATAGTTATCCATTTGATAAGAAAAATAACTCCACGTCTTACTTTAATGTTGTTAAAGATGAAACATGTGATTTTGTAAAATCAGCAAAAAAAGGTAgcgaatttttaaaatattttaaaaatgaaagtgAGAAATCAAAAGGACGAGATAGATATTGGGAAATCGAAAGAAGCAAATTAGGAGAACTATTAAAAATtcatagaaataaaaatagcaaaGAAACTAATTCAAGTACAGatcaatataatatgaacaTGAGACTAGATAAAGTCGATGCAGAAGACGAAGAAAATAGACACAAAGAAGATGTGTTTGattataaaaaagataaaatgtATAGTGTTAATTttgacataaaaaataataaaaaaaatacattaaaagataaagaagatttattaaaattgaaAGAATCATTACCTAtttataaatcaaaaaaagaattattaGATGCagtatataataacaatattataataattgttgGAGAAACAGGTTCAGGAAAAACAACACAAATTGTTCAATATCTATATGAAGAAGGATATCATAAAAATGGAATTATTTGTTGTACACAACCAAGAAGAGTTGCAGCTGTTTCAGTTGCTTATCGTGTGTCATATGAAATGAATGTAGAAATAGGATCTTTAGTTGGGTATACAATTCGATTTGAAGATAATACAAGTaaacaaacaaaaataaGATATGTTACAGATGGTATATTATTAAGAGAAACTTTAAATGATCAagatttagataaatatagTGTTATTATTATGGATGAGGCACATGAAAGATCTATCAATACAGATGTTTTGTTAggtatattaaaaaatatatgtttaaaaagaaacgatttaaaattaatagttaCATCTGCAACTATAGATTCTAAAAAATTTTCAGAATTTTTTGGAAATGCTCCAATTTACAATATTCAAGGAAGAACGTTCAAAGTACATTTAGAATATTTAAGAACTCCATGTAATGATTATATTGAATGTGCTGTTCAAAAAGCAATTGAGATACATTTTTCTGATAATagttatgataaaaattttggagatattttaatttttatgacGGGTCAAGATGATATTAATGCTACATGTTATCTATTAAGTGAACGATTTTATGAGGTATATGAATCATACAAAGAAtcaaatagtaataaaaaagaaacaataagtaaaataaaaaatataattaataataaaaaggatAACAATGTTAATGACGAAAAAGATACAAGTAATAACAATGGAAAATTAGATTTGGAAATGTCtaaaacaaataaagatCAAGTTACACGTGATCAAATTGATATATCTAGCCATATATctccattttatattttcccaATATATTCACAATTATCTAGTGAACAACAaagtaaaatatttcaaaaatatgatctcagaaaaataatagtttCAACTAATATAGCTGAAACATCTCTAACATTAGATGGAATCAAATATGTAATTGATACAGGATATTGTAAacttaaagtatataatcAAAAAATTGGAATGGATGTTTTACAAATAACTCCTATTTCTCAAGCAAATGCTAATCAGCGATCAGGAAGAGCAGGAAGAACAGGAGCTGGAATATGTTATCGTCTATATACagaaaatacatttttatgtgATCTATATCCAAATAATATTCCAGAAATACAAAGAAGTAATCTATCAAATgtagtattattattaaaatcattaaacgttgaaaatatatttgaatttgATTTTATTGATGCACCAAGTAAAGAAAGTATTATAAATTCTTTACATGAATTATGGGTATTAGGTGCTATAAATAATGAAGGAAATTTAACCGAAACGGGGCAAAAAATGATACTTTTTCCTTTAGACCCTCCTTtatcaaaaattattatatatagtgaAAAATTTGCATGTACTAaagaaatattaattatagtTAGTATGCTTTCTTCACCGTCTATTTTTATAGaaacaaaagaaaatacTGAAACTGTTGAgtcaaaaaaagaaaaatttgCAGTACCAGAAAGTGATCATTtaacattattaaatatttatttacaatGGAAGGTTCATGATTATTCTTATACTTGGTgcaataaaaattttattcaatACAAATCCTTAAATAAAGCAAAAGAAGTATATTCTCAATTAAGTGATATTATTAAATCTTTacgtattaaaaatatatcatgtaataataaatggGACTTAGTAAGAAAAACTATTTGTTCTGGATATTTTCATAATGCTGCTAAATTAAAATCATTTtcagaatatataaatttaacaaCTAATGTAGCTTGCCATGTTCATCCAAAttcttctttatataatattggaTATACACCTGACTATGTCATCTATCAGGAAATTGTTTTTACCACAAAAGAATACATGCGAAATGTCACTACAGTGGATCCTGAGTGGCTTTGTGAATTAGGTCCCCTCTTTTTTTACATGAAAAATGCGTGA